In the genome of Sinobacterium caligoides, one region contains:
- the dxs gene encoding 1-deoxy-D-xylulose-5-phosphate synthase translates to MFKDIPETRPSTPLLDGIDTPAQLRQLNVDQLPQLAEELRAFLLFSVGQSGGHFGAGLGVVELTIALHYVYETPDDRLVWDVGHQTYPHKILTGRREQMTKIRHAGGLSGFPKRSESEYDTFGVGHSSTSISAALGMALAGKKSCAIIGDGALTAGMAFEAINHAADKKANMLVVLNDNQMAISHSTGGLSTYLSKVWASPSYNSLRRSGKKVLAKLPSPAMSFAKRTEEHMKGFISPGTIFEELGFNYIGPVDGHDVIELVGYLRNLREMKGPQLLHIMTTKGKGFAPAEADPVGYHAITKLEPRTEKVENSPQNHQKKYQDIFGDWLCDTAAEDNRLTAITPAMCEGSGMVEFAKRYPDRFHDVAIAEQHAVTVAAGMACDGLKPVVAIYSTFLQRGYDQLIHDVALQNLDVLFAIDRAGLVGADGATHTGSFDLSFMRCIPNIVIMAPSDENECRLMLNSGYHYQGPAAVRYPRGCGPGTEVVANATSIEIGKARLLREGQQVVIFAFGSLVEAARAAAEAINATLVDMRFIKPFDEAIVEQLSHSHQLVVTLEENTIAGGAGSAINEFLAAQGIVKPILNLGLPDSFPEHGNHQALLMEMGLDSEGICQSIRSRLEKLV, encoded by the coding sequence ATGTTTAAAGATATTCCAGAAACAAGACCGTCGACTCCGCTACTCGATGGTATCGACACTCCCGCCCAGCTACGCCAGCTTAACGTCGACCAGCTGCCTCAGCTCGCCGAGGAGCTACGTGCCTTCCTACTATTTAGCGTCGGTCAAAGTGGCGGCCATTTCGGTGCCGGTCTTGGTGTCGTCGAACTGACTATTGCGCTGCACTATGTCTACGAAACACCCGATGACCGCCTCGTCTGGGATGTGGGCCATCAAACCTACCCCCACAAAATTCTCACTGGCCGCCGAGAGCAAATGACAAAAATCCGTCATGCAGGTGGCTTATCAGGATTCCCAAAGCGCAGCGAAAGCGAATATGACACCTTTGGTGTCGGCCACTCTAGCACCAGCATCAGCGCCGCGCTAGGTATGGCCTTAGCGGGCAAAAAGAGCTGCGCTATCATAGGTGATGGCGCCCTCACCGCCGGCATGGCCTTCGAGGCCATTAACCATGCGGCCGACAAGAAAGCGAATATGCTGGTCGTTCTCAACGACAATCAGATGGCCATTTCACACAGCACCGGCGGCCTCAGTACCTACCTATCGAAAGTATGGGCCTCACCGAGTTACAACAGCCTTCGCCGCAGCGGTAAGAAAGTCTTGGCCAAACTTCCCTCTCCGGCCATGAGCTTTGCCAAGCGCACCGAAGAGCACATGAAAGGCTTTATCTCCCCTGGTACCATCTTCGAAGAGCTTGGTTTCAACTATATCGGTCCTGTCGATGGCCATGACGTCATCGAGCTGGTGGGCTATCTACGCAACCTACGTGAAATGAAAGGCCCCCAGCTACTTCACATCATGACCACCAAAGGCAAGGGTTTTGCGCCCGCCGAAGCCGACCCAGTGGGCTACCATGCCATCACCAAGCTAGAGCCACGGACAGAAAAGGTCGAGAATAGCCCGCAAAACCATCAGAAGAAATACCAAGACATCTTTGGTGACTGGCTCTGTGACACCGCCGCTGAAGATAACCGTCTCACCGCCATCACCCCCGCCATGTGCGAGGGCTCGGGTATGGTCGAGTTCGCCAAACGTTACCCCGACCGCTTCCACGATGTTGCCATCGCCGAACAGCACGCCGTAACCGTTGCCGCAGGCATGGCCTGCGACGGGCTCAAACCGGTTGTTGCCATCTACTCAACCTTCTTGCAGCGCGGCTATGACCAACTAATTCACGACGTGGCCCTACAAAACCTAGACGTACTGTTTGCCATCGACCGTGCTGGCCTTGTCGGTGCCGACGGCGCCACCCATACTGGTAGCTTTGATTTAAGCTTTATGCGCTGCATACCAAATATCGTCATTATGGCGCCAAGCGATGAGAACGAGTGCCGCCTCATGCTCAACAGTGGCTACCATTATCAGGGGCCTGCCGCCGTCCGTTACCCCCGCGGCTGCGGCCCCGGCACAGAGGTTGTGGCAAACGCAACAAGCATTGAGATTGGTAAGGCCCGGCTATTACGCGAGGGGCAACAAGTGGTCATTTTTGCCTTCGGTAGCCTTGTCGAAGCCGCCCGAGCAGCAGCCGAGGCGATCAATGCGACCCTCGTCGACATGCGCTTCATCAAGCCCTTCGACGAAGCGATTGTCGAGCAGCTGAGCCACAGCCATCAACTCGTCGTCACCCTCGAAGAAAACACTATCGCTGGTGGTGCAGGCAGTGCTATCAATGAATTTCTCGCCGCCCAGGGTATCGTTAAGCCGATACTCAACCTGGGACTCCCGGATAGCTTCCCAGAGCACGGCAATCATCAAGCCCTACTCATGGAGATGGGTTTAGATAGCGAGGGGATTTGCCAAAGCATCCGCAGCCGTCTAGAAAAGCTTGTTTAG
- a CDS encoding polyprenyl synthetase family protein has product MSTELKQQLYEAQQRINQTLEQALLRTDSPFQHNTQAMLDGLYQSIHYSVMNGGKRMRPLLVYAAAQTIDSQASQSGLDRCACAIEFIHSYSLVHDDLPAMDDDDLRRGKPTVHKAFDEPTAILAGDALQAQAFELIANADDLTAEQRIELIKCLSSASGPGGMVGGQAIDIAATGLHVDLEHMQAMHSLKTGALIRCAIALGAICARANKQQRQALDHYGRAVGLAFQVHDDILDIEGDTKILGKMSGADIALSKSTYPALLGLDGAKEKASELLATALEALSSFDERAETLRQLARYAVTRKH; this is encoded by the coding sequence TTGAGCACCGAGCTTAAACAACAGCTTTACGAAGCTCAGCAACGTATCAATCAAACTTTGGAACAAGCTCTGCTCCGTACCGACTCACCTTTTCAGCATAACACCCAGGCCATGCTCGACGGCTTGTATCAGTCGATTCATTACAGCGTCATGAACGGCGGCAAAAGAATGCGCCCACTGCTGGTCTACGCGGCAGCGCAAACCATAGATAGCCAGGCGTCGCAAAGCGGCCTGGACCGCTGCGCCTGTGCCATTGAGTTTATCCACAGCTACTCCCTCGTTCACGACGACCTACCCGCAATGGACGACGACGACTTACGCCGTGGAAAACCAACCGTACACAAAGCCTTTGATGAGCCTACCGCCATTCTGGCTGGAGACGCCCTACAAGCACAGGCCTTTGAATTAATCGCTAACGCCGACGACCTAACCGCAGAGCAACGCATCGAGTTGATTAAATGCCTCTCTAGTGCCTCTGGGCCCGGTGGCATGGTAGGCGGCCAAGCGATTGACATCGCCGCCACCGGTCTGCATGTCGATCTTGAACACATGCAGGCGATGCACAGCCTAAAAACTGGCGCACTCATCCGCTGCGCTATTGCCTTAGGGGCTATTTGTGCACGTGCTAACAAGCAACAGCGACAGGCACTAGACCACTATGGCCGTGCCGTTGGCCTCGCCTTCCAAGTTCACGACGACATTCTCGATATAGAAGGTGACACGAAAATCCTTGGCAAGATGTCCGGTGCCGACATTGCGCTGAGCAAGTCCACCTACCCCGCTTTGCTCGGCCTCGATGGTGCCAAAGAGAAGGCCAGTGAGCTACTCGCCACAGCCCTCGAGGCCCTCAGCAGTTTTGACGAGCGTGCAGAGACCCTGCGCCAACTGGCCCGTTACGCCGTGACGCGAAAACATTAA
- a CDS encoding acyl-CoA dehydrogenase, whose protein sequence is MSDYRAPLRDIRFNLEEVVDLAEVCTAIGNEDCDPEIVSAILEEAGRLCGEEIAPLNHSCDQAGAGFADRAVTAAPGLKGAYQHFIEGGWGGLSESPEFGGQGLPKVLSGSIQEMTQSANLAFSLCPMLSQGCIEAITLHASDEIKNTYLPKLVTGEWTGTMNLTEPQAGSDLAAIRTKAEPDGDGYRIFGQKIFITWGDHDMTDNIIHLVLARLPDAPAGVKGISLFVVPKYLVNEDGSLGERNDAYAASIEHKMGIHASPTCVMAFGDDEGAMGYLVGEPHNGLVYMFSMMNNARLGVGMQGVAISERAYQQAVEYAKERVQGMTVSGQGGIVKHPDVRRMLMTMRAATEASRSILYTAMAAVDEAHAGLDAEAKARANRRVALLTPVAKGWATEMSLEVTSLGVQVHGGMGFIEETGAAQHQRDARILPIYEGTTGIQAADLIGRKYLRDNGVAMTELLEDIKQDLEKAQQVVEIADITSAVAASLTRYQGLLEDIKSNGQDAIWVGSTATNFMMLSGYVWGAWLLMKSAAIAAPKQQQEPFYRNKVTTARVFCEQLLPRAEALALSMSYGAGAIMDIPEEEL, encoded by the coding sequence ATGAGTGACTATAGAGCCCCCCTGCGTGATATCCGCTTTAATTTAGAGGAAGTGGTTGATCTAGCTGAAGTCTGTACGGCCATCGGTAACGAAGATTGTGACCCTGAAATCGTTAGTGCGATTCTAGAGGAGGCCGGGCGCCTCTGTGGAGAGGAAATTGCGCCGCTCAATCACTCCTGCGATCAAGCGGGGGCTGGTTTTGCAGATCGTGCCGTTACCGCCGCTCCCGGTTTAAAAGGCGCTTATCAGCACTTTATCGAAGGGGGGTGGGGTGGTCTTTCTGAGTCCCCAGAATTTGGTGGTCAGGGGTTGCCAAAGGTGCTGAGCGGCAGCATTCAAGAAATGACGCAGTCGGCTAACCTCGCGTTTAGTCTATGTCCGATGCTGAGCCAGGGCTGTATTGAAGCGATTACCCTGCACGCCAGTGATGAGATCAAAAACACCTATCTGCCAAAATTAGTGACTGGTGAGTGGACAGGAACGATGAACCTGACCGAGCCACAGGCTGGCTCAGACCTTGCCGCGATTCGTACGAAAGCAGAGCCAGATGGAGACGGTTACCGTATTTTCGGCCAGAAGATCTTCATTACCTGGGGCGATCACGATATGACCGATAACATCATTCATTTGGTGTTGGCGCGTCTACCTGACGCCCCCGCCGGGGTGAAAGGCATATCCTTATTTGTGGTACCAAAGTATCTCGTCAATGAGGACGGTAGTCTGGGTGAGCGAAACGATGCTTACGCCGCCTCGATTGAGCATAAAATGGGTATTCACGCTAGCCCGACTTGCGTCATGGCCTTCGGCGATGACGAAGGCGCTATGGGTTACTTAGTCGGAGAGCCGCACAACGGTTTGGTGTACATGTTCTCGATGATGAACAATGCCCGTTTAGGTGTGGGAATGCAGGGGGTGGCGATTAGTGAGCGTGCTTACCAGCAGGCGGTTGAATATGCCAAGGAGCGTGTTCAGGGGATGACCGTGAGTGGTCAGGGCGGCATTGTTAAGCACCCCGATGTGCGCCGAATGTTGATGACGATGAGAGCGGCGACGGAGGCATCGCGCTCAATTCTCTATACTGCAATGGCTGCCGTCGATGAGGCGCATGCGGGACTGGATGCTGAGGCGAAAGCTCGTGCTAATCGTCGTGTGGCACTACTGACGCCTGTGGCGAAGGGGTGGGCCACTGAAATGTCATTAGAGGTGACCTCGCTGGGTGTGCAAGTGCATGGCGGTATGGGCTTTATCGAGGAGACGGGGGCGGCGCAGCATCAGCGGGATGCGCGCATTCTACCGATTTATGAGGGAACGACGGGGATTCAGGCGGCGGACTTGATTGGCCGAAAATACCTTCGTGATAATGGCGTGGCCATGACAGAGCTGCTGGAAGATATTAAGCAGGATCTAGAGAAGGCGCAGCAGGTCGTTGAAATAGCCGACATTACCTCTGCCGTTGCCGCTTCATTGACGCGTTATCAGGGGTTGCTCGAGGATATTAAGAGCAATGGCCAGGATGCCATCTGGGTGGGCAGTACGGCGACGAACTTCATGATGTTGTCTGGCTATGTCTGGGGGGCCTGGTTGCTGATGAAATCGGCGGCGATAGCGGCACCGAAGCAGCAGCAAGAGCCTTTCTACCGAAACAAAGTGACGACTGCGAGAGTATTCTGTGAGCAGTTACTTCCACGCGCTGAAGCGTTGGCGTTGTCAATGAGCTACGGTGCGGGAGCGATCATGGATATTCCGGAAGAGGAGTTATAA
- the ribA gene encoding GTP cyclohydrolase II — MPVRYIESSKLPTQWAVFEMHGFEDIDNNKEHIVLSLGDIADGEPVLARVHSECLTGDALFSLRCDCGSQLQAAMQAIAKEGRGAILYLRQEGRGIGLLNKIKAYKLQDQGADTVEANEALGFGADMRDYSICREMLDHLQIGAVQLMTNNPRKVKALQDMGINVVKRIPLRTGENSHNEKYLATKAGKLGHMMDD, encoded by the coding sequence ATGCCGGTCCGTTACATCGAGTCATCTAAGTTGCCTACCCAGTGGGCCGTATTTGAGATGCATGGCTTTGAAGATATTGACAACAATAAAGAGCATATTGTCTTATCTTTGGGTGATATCGCCGACGGTGAGCCGGTGCTAGCTCGCGTGCACTCTGAATGTTTGACAGGAGATGCGCTGTTTAGCCTGCGCTGTGATTGTGGCTCGCAACTGCAGGCGGCGATGCAGGCGATTGCCAAAGAGGGACGTGGTGCGATTCTCTATCTACGACAAGAGGGACGAGGCATTGGTCTGTTGAACAAGATCAAAGCCTATAAACTGCAGGATCAAGGCGCTGACACCGTGGAAGCTAATGAAGCCCTAGGTTTTGGTGCCGATATGCGTGATTATAGTATTTGTCGTGAGATGTTGGATCACCTACAGATTGGCGCGGTGCAGTTGATGACTAATAATCCACGCAAAGTGAAGGCCTTGCAGGATATGGGGATTAATGTCGTTAAACGCATTCCACTGCGTACCGGTGAAAACTCTCACAATGAAAAATACCTTGCGACGAAAGCGGGTAAACTCGGTCATATGATGGATGATTAG
- a CDS encoding helix-turn-helix domain-containing protein, whose translation MHDLSTPVKKNAFGRLLKLWRNTRNMSQEELSLEVGVSSRHISFLETGRSNPGRKLVGQIAEVFKLSTRDRNNLLVAAGFTQTELEADQRQHHLITKTLQLTLSGLDPTPACASDAYGNIIMVNRAWVRLYQRYGIDLSSDGRINSYHLYFSNKGLKPYLVGWDDIACALLMNLQQEVLLTDDARALDILEELLNYPDIPENWQRRSDQIGYQHSFRVSLRALDGLSTEELVCVNHTVGATPFISEPRIIISSFHRTDGLPIEGTEELSAIDHPLLYKYF comes from the coding sequence ATGCACGACTTGTCTACTCCCGTCAAAAAAAACGCGTTCGGCCGACTCCTCAAGCTATGGCGTAATACACGCAACATGAGTCAAGAAGAGCTCTCATTAGAGGTCGGAGTTTCAAGCCGCCATATCAGTTTTCTAGAAACTGGTCGCTCTAATCCTGGACGCAAACTGGTCGGCCAAATAGCGGAGGTCTTCAAGCTATCTACACGTGATCGCAATAACCTACTGGTCGCCGCAGGCTTCACTCAGACCGAGCTGGAAGCTGATCAACGGCAGCACCACCTCATCACGAAGACGCTGCAACTCACCCTCTCTGGTCTCGATCCAACCCCCGCCTGCGCCAGCGACGCCTACGGCAACATCATCATGGTCAACCGCGCCTGGGTGAGACTATATCAACGCTACGGTATCGACCTCAGCAGCGACGGGCGTATTAATTCCTACCACCTCTATTTCTCTAACAAGGGACTAAAGCCCTACTTAGTGGGCTGGGATGACATCGCCTGCGCGCTACTTATGAACCTGCAGCAAGAAGTGTTACTAACCGATGACGCACGCGCCCTCGATATTCTTGAGGAGCTGCTCAACTACCCTGATATCCCCGAGAATTGGCAGCGACGCAGCGATCAGATTGGCTATCAGCACAGTTTTCGTGTCAGCCTGCGCGCCCTCGATGGCCTCTCCACCGAAGAGCTGGTCTGCGTCAATCACACCGTTGGAGCCACACCGTTTATCAGCGAGCCTCGCATTATTATCTCCAGCTTTCACCGCACCGATGGCCTACCAATAGAAGGCACCGAAGAGCTCAGCGCTATCGATCACCCTCTATTGTATAAATACTTCTAA
- a CDS encoding exodeoxyribonuclease VII small subunit has translation MARSKKVNFEKSLSELETIVEQLEDSELSLEDSLKQFEKGIKLTRECQQALDEAEQRVLAVTEQQDGSASYTPFEQEEQS, from the coding sequence ATGGCACGCAGCAAGAAGGTTAATTTCGAGAAATCACTATCAGAGCTGGAGACTATTGTCGAACAGCTGGAGGATAGCGAGCTCAGCCTCGAGGACTCTCTTAAACAATTCGAGAAGGGCATTAAGCTCACTCGCGAATGCCAGCAGGCTCTGGATGAAGCAGAACAACGCGTACTCGCTGTCACCGAACAGCAGGATGGCAGCGCCAGTTACACCCCCTTCGAACAGGAAGAGCAATCTTGA
- a CDS encoding retropepsin-like aspartic protease family protein, giving the protein MKLFQGCWNLPQLRCAVLLCAFLSLLPVSASWAAPSVQVKGLFKGGAILDIGGKQRMMRTGQTSPEGVTLVAANMQRAKLLIDGKNYELGLSRRISNNYVKPESIKVAIKNNGYNQFVTPGSINGRPVSFLVDTGATSVAMSAAMARHLGINYEAGKPIKIGTAGGVVDGHIIRLNSVSVGGIRVSGVEAAVSDAGLSEVLLGMSFLSHVQVSHENGVMYLTK; this is encoded by the coding sequence ATGAAATTATTCCAAGGATGCTGGAATCTGCCGCAGTTGAGATGTGCTGTATTGCTGTGTGCGTTTTTGTCTTTACTCCCCGTATCGGCAAGTTGGGCTGCTCCCAGTGTACAAGTGAAGGGGTTGTTTAAGGGGGGGGCAATACTTGATATTGGCGGTAAGCAACGCATGATGCGTACGGGGCAAACGAGCCCAGAGGGCGTTACCCTTGTTGCGGCTAATATGCAACGTGCGAAGCTGCTCATCGATGGAAAGAACTACGAGTTAGGTCTGAGCCGTCGCATCAGCAACAATTATGTGAAGCCGGAAAGCATCAAGGTGGCTATCAAGAATAACGGATATAATCAGTTTGTTACCCCCGGCAGTATTAATGGTCGCCCGGTGAGCTTTCTCGTTGATACCGGTGCGACCTCCGTTGCGATGAGTGCTGCGATGGCGCGCCACCTAGGCATTAACTACGAGGCGGGGAAACCCATCAAAATTGGTACTGCCGGGGGGGTTGTTGATGGCCATATAATAAGACTCAATAGTGTCAGTGTGGGTGGTATCAGAGTGAGCGGTGTGGAAGCCGCGGTGAGTGATGCTGGTTTGTCAGAAGTACTGCTGGGAATGAGTTTTTTAAGTCACGTGCAGGTTAGCCATGAGAATGGTGTCATGTATTTAACGAAGTAA
- a CDS encoding class I SAM-dependent methyltransferase has product MPKKKPSQDKQQDVKEQGALGFSESYWRENYHNLDDMDGIYNARDHALYLRAVFALDQIQIRSVADFGFGPGHLFAAVLDTFKPYKCLGLEPSISAFTRAQQLLKRSGSTLLHTDLLSWCRDESQQKRFDLGLCTSVLQYLNDEELAQVLPILAQRLKYLYLTVPTSHEQQRFIDEYDFIDNYAYSRSREQYLAMLSPYFTIVSGRILESKQHFNEKNSDFTENLYRF; this is encoded by the coding sequence ATGCCTAAAAAAAAGCCTTCTCAAGACAAACAGCAGGACGTAAAAGAACAAGGCGCATTAGGTTTTAGCGAGAGCTACTGGCGCGAGAATTACCACAACCTCGACGATATGGACGGCATCTACAACGCGCGCGATCATGCACTGTACCTTAGGGCCGTGTTCGCCCTCGACCAGATCCAGATCCGTAGCGTCGCCGACTTTGGCTTTGGCCCAGGACACCTATTCGCCGCCGTCTTAGATACCTTTAAACCGTACAAATGCCTCGGCCTCGAGCCCAGTATTAGCGCCTTCACACGAGCGCAACAACTGCTCAAACGGTCTGGCAGTACACTGCTGCATACCGATCTACTGAGCTGGTGTCGCGATGAGAGCCAGCAGAAACGATTTGATCTAGGGCTCTGCACCTCGGTGCTGCAGTATCTTAACGACGAAGAGTTAGCACAGGTGCTACCGATCCTGGCGCAGCGACTAAAATACCTCTACCTCACCGTCCCCACCAGCCACGAACAACAACGCTTCATTGATGAGTACGACTTTATCGACAACTACGCCTATAGCCGTAGCCGTGAGCAGTATCTCGCCATGCTCAGCCCGTATTTCACCATCGTTTCAGGGCGTATCCTTGAAAGCAAACAACACTTTAATGAGAAGAACAGCGACTTTACTGAAAACCTCTATCGCTTCTAA
- a CDS encoding DUF6388 family protein: MLVAKNKRYEVACDRFLATHPVVQAELDRLAVEDSTDDINRLRASTLYNAFAEEAESEGLDSVEFALKILADSPEELQAMRDEYQREIDEALRDN; the protein is encoded by the coding sequence ATGTTGGTGGCCAAAAATAAGCGTTATGAAGTTGCATGTGACCGTTTCCTTGCGACGCACCCTGTCGTACAGGCGGAGCTAGATCGGTTAGCTGTTGAAGACAGTACCGATGATATTAACCGGTTACGAGCGTCAACGCTCTATAACGCCTTTGCTGAAGAGGCAGAGAGTGAGGGTTTAGATTCTGTTGAATTTGCCCTGAAGATTTTGGCCGACTCCCCCGAGGAGCTACAGGCGATGCGCGATGAGTATCAGCGTGAGATTGATGAGGCGCTGCGCGATAATTAA
- a CDS encoding DNA polymerase II: MTTIDGFLLSRQWRDIKTPTGSALQLSYWLSTAKGPIQLVFDAEKPLFFLPLVSTEQALIALKSAGIPPCRQQSIALKDFQQQPQTALYFNSQRQLYQARRLLKELGLTPLEADIRHCDRFLMERFITAPLSIQGELKPRNGYLKSVNPRLKSSHYNPTFKVLSLDIETAMHHDEVFCIGAICFDQQHPEMHRRWVFMRDDGQTAVDSDELLHYSNETQLIEALLTLIENFDPDIIIGWNVINFDLRYLQRCSDRLNIRFTLGRGRSFAQWHESSSGDDRFTLTLPGRVVLDGIDTLKSATYSFESFSLNHVAQQLLERGKLLQSEQRGEEIAELFQSDKPQLAAYNLEDCQLVWDIFETTRLIDFAIERARLTGLAMDRIGGSVAAFDFRYLPRLHRQGYVAPNLKEFPEGVGSPGGYVMDSFPGIYNHVLVLDFKSLYPSIIRTFNIDPLALVAGLERQQSEAVRDRKETHNTDTTNLVAGFNGALFDKKSALLPAIIAELWQARDHAKQLQNASMSQAIKIIMNSFYGVLGTPGCRFFDYRLPSSITLRGHHVLNKSKELIEREGHRVIYGDTDSVFVLIKDDEQGLENTQISAIGRRLAQQLNDWWTQHLREHYQLESFLELEFESHFTRFIMPTIRGSDVGSKKRYAGTLRRGENEELIFKGLETVRTDWTRVARDFQRELYRRIFHELPYRDYIQALVNAIHNGEHDEQLVYRKRLRRKLDEYQKHIPPHVQAARLADQQRVNQGLPPIYQRGGWIAYVMTLNGPEPADNYSATLDYDLYIERQIEPIADGILHFLGLTFSDICGRQIGLFD; encoded by the coding sequence ATGACAACGATAGATGGTTTCTTATTAAGTCGACAGTGGCGCGATATCAAGACCCCCACCGGCTCAGCACTACAGCTCAGCTACTGGTTAAGCACGGCAAAGGGACCTATACAGCTAGTCTTTGATGCAGAAAAGCCCCTATTTTTCCTCCCTCTGGTCAGCACAGAGCAAGCCCTAATAGCGTTGAAAAGCGCGGGCATTCCCCCCTGCAGGCAGCAATCCATCGCCCTTAAGGACTTTCAGCAACAGCCCCAAACGGCCCTCTACTTCAATTCACAACGACAACTTTATCAGGCGAGAAGGCTATTAAAAGAGCTCGGTCTAACACCCCTGGAAGCCGATATTCGCCACTGTGATCGCTTCCTGATGGAGCGCTTCATCACCGCGCCACTGTCCATACAGGGCGAGCTCAAACCTCGCAACGGCTATCTAAAGAGCGTTAACCCACGCCTTAAGAGCAGCCATTACAACCCAACCTTCAAAGTATTATCACTCGACATTGAAACAGCCATGCACCATGACGAGGTATTCTGTATCGGTGCGATTTGCTTCGACCAACAACACCCTGAAATGCATCGACGCTGGGTCTTTATGCGCGACGATGGGCAAACCGCCGTCGATAGCGACGAGCTACTGCACTACTCCAATGAGACGCAACTCATTGAGGCTCTACTCACGCTGATAGAGAACTTTGACCCCGACATCATCATCGGCTGGAACGTCATCAACTTCGACCTACGCTATCTTCAGCGCTGCAGCGATAGGCTAAACATCCGTTTTACCCTCGGCCGCGGCCGTAGCTTCGCCCAGTGGCATGAGTCCAGCAGCGGAGACGACCGCTTCACTTTAACATTACCTGGCCGTGTCGTGCTCGATGGTATCGACACCCTCAAGTCTGCAACTTACAGCTTCGAAAGCTTTTCCCTTAACCACGTCGCCCAGCAGCTACTCGAGCGCGGCAAGCTGCTTCAGTCCGAACAGCGTGGTGAAGAGATTGCCGAGCTATTTCAGAGCGACAAACCTCAGCTAGCCGCCTACAACCTAGAAGACTGTCAGCTCGTTTGGGATATATTCGAGACCACCAGACTCATTGATTTTGCTATTGAACGCGCTCGCTTAACCGGTCTAGCGATGGATCGTATCGGTGGTTCCGTCGCCGCCTTCGACTTCCGCTACCTACCGAGATTACACCGCCAAGGCTACGTCGCCCCCAACCTCAAAGAGTTTCCCGAAGGGGTCGGCAGTCCCGGTGGCTATGTCATGGATAGCTTCCCCGGCATCTACAATCACGTACTCGTGCTCGACTTTAAGAGCCTGTATCCGTCGATTATTCGCACCTTTAATATCGACCCTCTGGCACTGGTGGCCGGCCTGGAGCGTCAGCAGAGTGAAGCCGTACGAGACCGAAAGGAGACTCACAATACCGACACGACCAACCTCGTCGCCGGCTTCAACGGCGCCCTCTTTGATAAGAAGAGCGCGCTACTACCGGCCATTATCGCCGAACTCTGGCAGGCCAGGGATCATGCAAAGCAGCTGCAGAACGCCTCGATGTCTCAGGCCATCAAGATCATCATGAACTCGTTTTATGGTGTGCTCGGCACGCCCGGCTGCCGCTTCTTCGACTACCGCCTCCCCAGCTCCATTACACTGCGTGGTCACCACGTGCTGAACAAAAGCAAAGAGCTAATAGAAAGAGAGGGGCATCGCGTTATCTATGGCGATACCGACTCCGTCTTCGTACTCATTAAAGATGACGAACAGGGCCTCGAAAATACCCAGATTTCAGCAATCGGACGGCGGCTTGCCCAACAACTCAACGACTGGTGGACGCAGCATCTGCGCGAGCACTACCAACTGGAAAGCTTCCTCGAGCTGGAGTTCGAAAGCCACTTTACCCGTTTCATTATGCCAACCATTAGGGGCTCCGATGTCGGCAGTAAAAAGCGTTATGCCGGTACACTGCGACGGGGTGAAAATGAAGAGCTCATTTTCAAGGGCTTGGAAACGGTTAGAACCGACTGGACACGCGTCGCCAGAGACTTTCAGCGGGAACTCTATCGTCGCATCTTCCACGAGCTACCCTATCGAGACTATATTCAGGCTCTCGTCAACGCCATTCACAACGGTGAACATGACGAACAGCTGGTCTACCGCAAGCGGCTAAGACGCAAGCTCGACGAATATCAAAAACACATCCCGCCACATGTTCAAGCGGCACGACTTGCCGACCAGCAACGGGTTAATCAAGGCCTGCCACCGATCTATCAACGTGGCGGCTGGATCGCCTATGTGATGACACTCAACGGCCCAGAACCCGCTGACAACTATTCAGCCACACTCGACTACGACCTCTATATAGAGCGCCAGATAGAGCCCATTGCCGATGGCATCCTGCACTTTCTCGGTCTCACCTTCAGCGATATCTGCGGCAGACAGATCGGATTGTTTGACTAG